Within Cucumis melo cultivar AY chromosome 4, USDA_Cmelo_AY_1.0, whole genome shotgun sequence, the genomic segment TGCCTGGCAAATGCACAAGAATACAACCAACTTCAAGTTCAATACGATAAACTGATCAAGGTACATAAGGCGATGGCGATCTATGTTTCATGTGCTTACATGCTAGAAATTTATCCCATATTTAatctaaaaaacaaaaagcaTTGCATGGGAGTTGAGGCAAGCTGTAGAAACTCTTATAGGTAAAAATGTCACGTTTGTGACAATAAAATAGCACAAGATTTGAACCTTTAAGTTTCCAAGACTTTTCCCTtaaattataaatgtagatGAAAATACGGTCGTAAAGAAATCTCGTATCCAAAAGAAAGCACGTCGAAACATTGAAACAGATGACATGAAATCAATTTCTAATGTTGAATTCATGTCAATGAAGAAGCAAGATGGTGAGTATTAATATGAAGTTGATTTAAGCAGATGCGCCACACAATCAAACCCAATTCAATGAATTTACTATAAAAGCAACGAGCAGTTAGATTCCAATTTTACCTTCAGAACCTTGAGTTTAATGTTTCCGTAAACTAAACCAAAGGTGAAAGCTGATGCACGGGCTACCTGTAGAAAAAAATTAGTAcaaaaaaggagagaaaaaaaagttaaccTAAAAGGAACCGATCCATTCGACTTCCCAGAAAAACAAGAGAAAGTAGCTCCGCAGATGATTAGAATTTAGAGacaaaagaaagggaaaataCCAGAGCGAGGGTGCTGGTGCCGGAGTAAGGGCCAGGAGGGGGCGCCATTAGATGTAGATGATGATTATCAGTGGCAAGGCAGAAATACTTGAACTTGTCTTCTCCTTCGACTGCCGATCAGTTCTCCTTTCTTGCTTAGATCGTAAAACCCTAATCTTCTCCTTCGACTGGGTGTGCGAGTGCCCGAATATCGAACTCAAATTAATCGAGGGTAATTTTGGTAAATCACCTCCCTGTCTGGGCTAAAATCGTAAAATTATCACAATTATTATTCtaatacaaaattaaataaatatttttatttaccTTTTATCTCATCGAATCGAAAAGAAAAGAGTGGAGTGCATTACATATATAACTAAATACATATCAAATTTGTAAATGAGTTTAGTTCGAGTATCCACCTTTTTATATTATTCAACTCTCCGgccttttatatatttttttctttcgaaATTGACTTTAGTGaattacaaaaatataataaagaagCCAAAATGTAATATATTTGTTAACCATCATTTAAGTTTGTTGTATTTCTGAAAATTTACCTATGTTTGaaaatgttattttattttatttttatttttataaatttctgTTTCTACTTTTCTAATGAGATTGGGCCATAAAAGTGAGCAAAGACCATGGGAAATGTAGGACAATGTAGAGGCCCAGGCCCAGGAACCAACCGCAGCGTTTGTGTCCCTTGTTGCGGTGACACGTAGAATCCAAAGCCTTACGCGATGCCACGACGTGGATTCGCTCTGCCTTTCCGGTGATAAGAATAATCAatttaattgaagaaagaaACCAGACGCGACGGTAGATTTGTTGATCCTTTTCGTCGGACGTCGACTTCTCTGGTCGCCTATAAAAAGAAATTCCATCACTCTAGTCGTTGAAGGTGTACTTACCCTAGCATTTCAAAATAGACAAGGACTCTTTCGTTTATGCCATCAGAAATAAAATTCGCGTAGTCCTCAGTTTATCGCCATCAGGTTTACTTCTTCTCTTTCCACACcaatccttttctttttagcATTTCTACTCTCTTTTGACTTTTTCCTCATCACTTTAGATACCTGAAATGTGTTGctcagttgaagttaaattTCCATAAGTTTTCTTCATCTGagctttctttttttgttaagtGAATTCTGGAGACCGATTATTCGTTCGAGAGGAAGCTGACTATCGGTCATTTCGATTTCAAatgtttttcttcattttctttacAAATTTTGCTGGCTGTTTGAAGAGAGtactttttgttttaaaaaaaataattcttttaattGACGGTTGTGATGGCTGGTATCATGTTCCAAAGTGTAACACTACTCTGCTATTGGATCTTAAAACATTCTAAGACACAAGAGATCCGTTCGTCGAAATGGAAAAACCTTTATGTGATCGAAAGTGAAAAGGAAacgaaatgattttttttttcttctttcagtaAAGACTAATGAACTCTAGTTATATCCACATGTGCTGAGTTCgcaaattttggattttctgATTGGATCAAATTGTTCTTATACTTTTGGCTTTACTGTAATTTGGATATCCTGTTTTTATACTCAAAATTTTCCGACAACTCTATTCTTCGTTCTTACGATGTTGATTTATTGATCTGTATCCATCCTCCGTGCCAGCTTTAACTTCTTTTGATATTAACATGAACAAGTTGAATTTTTTTTGGTCTTACTGCTTATATTTATTTGTTG encodes:
- the LOC103503894 gene encoding uncharacterized protein LOC103503894, whose translation is MAPPPGPYSGTSTLALVARASAFTFGLVYGNIKLKVLKAKAKSRAKAEAKAHH